In Lentibacillus amyloliquefaciens, one DNA window encodes the following:
- the acpP gene encoding acyl carrier protein, translated as MADVFDKVKDIIVDKLEVEESQVTMEASFKDNLEADSLDVVELVMELEDEFDMEIADEEAEKINTVGDAVNYINSSQS; from the coding sequence ATGGCAGACGTATTTGATAAAGTAAAAGATATTATTGTAGATAAACTTGAAGTTGAAGAATCACAAGTGACCATGGAAGCCTCATTTAAAGATAATCTTGAGGCGGATTCACTTGATGTGGTAGAACTTGTCATGGAACTTGAAGATGAGTTTGATATGGAAATTGCAGATGAAGAAGCTGAAAAAATTAATACAGTTGGTGATGCTGTAAATTACATAAACAGCAGCCAATCCTGA
- the rnc gene encoding ribonuclease III, which produces MKLSQLENQLDITFNDHELLKQAFTHSSYVNEHRDKNILDNERLEFLGDAVLELGVSQYLYKHKESLEEGDLTKLRASIVCEPSLADFSRELNFGDYLLLGRGEEQSGGRERSAILADVFEAFLGGLYLDQGYDAVIQFLKKYVYPKITTGAFSHAMDYKSKLQERIQQHRNHSIDYVIADEKGPSHDKEFAAEVIINGNVAGRGIGHTKKEAEQRAAKLALDTFEAREAWT; this is translated from the coding sequence ATGAAACTTTCCCAATTGGAAAATCAACTGGACATTACGTTTAATGATCATGAGCTGCTTAAGCAAGCATTTACACATTCATCTTATGTGAATGAGCATCGGGACAAAAATATTTTGGATAATGAACGCTTGGAATTTTTGGGAGATGCTGTACTTGAACTGGGTGTGTCCCAATATTTGTATAAGCATAAAGAAAGCTTGGAAGAAGGCGATTTGACCAAACTTCGGGCTTCTATCGTATGTGAGCCGTCGCTTGCAGATTTTTCCCGTGAATTGAATTTCGGGGATTATTTGTTGCTGGGCCGCGGTGAGGAACAGTCAGGAGGCCGTGAGCGTTCAGCGATATTGGCAGATGTATTCGAAGCTTTCCTTGGCGGGTTATATTTGGACCAAGGATATGATGCTGTCATTCAGTTTTTGAAAAAATATGTTTATCCAAAAATAACCACAGGTGCTTTTTCGCATGCGATGGATTATAAAAGCAAACTTCAGGAGCGAATCCAGCAGCATCGCAACCACAGTATCGACTATGTGATTGCAGATGAAAAAGGACCATCCCATGATAAAGAATTTGCAGCAGAAGTGATCATAAACGGCAATGTAGCCGGAAGAGGCATCGGCCATACAAAGAAAGAAGCAGAACAGCGTGCCGCCAAACTTGCACTGGATACGTTTGAGGCACGTGAAGCGTGGACTTAG
- a CDS encoding DUF1128 domain-containing protein: MNLETPSKENLKFMLDGLAEQLEVVNREVMDADDYDLDKYEDIKFMYEMITQKGQLTPSETQAFIAELRSVRKS; encoded by the coding sequence ATGAATCTGGAAACACCGAGCAAAGAAAACTTGAAATTTATGCTGGATGGTCTGGCAGAACAGCTGGAGGTGGTCAATCGCGAGGTGATGGACGCCGACGATTACGATTTGGATAAATATGAGGATATCAAATTTATGTATGAGATGATCACACAGAAAGGCCAGTTGACACCGTCCGAGACACAGGCTTTCATTGCTGAGCTGAGGTCTGTAAGGAAATCTTAA
- the smc gene encoding chromosome segregation protein SMC, translating into MYLKRLESIGFKSFAERISIDFVRGVTSVVGPNGSGKSNITDAIRWVLGEQSARSLRGLTMEDVIFQGSDTRRALNVAEVTLVLDNGDKELPLDYEEINVTRRVYRSGESEFYINKQSCRLKDIVELFMDSGLGREAFSIISQGKVEEILSSKADERRAIFEEAAGVLKYKQRKKKSEYKLAETQENLNRVEDIISEIEQQIEPLEKQAETAQKYLDKKEQLKQHEISLLVTEIEQLNDEWRALLDELDKRKTEEINRKTAIQKKEADLEYERQELQKLDEDIEQLQAELLSATEQLEQYEGKKQVFNERTKHFAENKEKLEAQKNETTERIDMLTYELGQEREKLSTLKENRDETKKHVKQLETKLTTDQDEITEQIEGLKSDYIEFLNEQAANRNEKHSIRQRLDQISGKKEKQTEKFDSLLKEREKISANTEKLTSDYANQEEIYQAKSQHIQQMKDDLAEKRNTFQDSQTKLYQGYQYIEKLKSKKEMLDDMKEDFQGFFHGVKAILKARADNKMTGIHGAVIELIDVPKKYITVIETVLGAQAQHIVVNDDRSAREAISWLKKTNSGRATFLPLSSIQARFVPEGLLKKAKTHAGFVGVAGELVSASSEFQKSVSHLMGHILVAESLKDANDIANLVNRKHRVVTLEGDVVNPGGTMSGGAQKKSKQSLFTREKDLQEVTEKLNRFQQKASTFKQQVDKQRQQITELENEITVEEQALTNEQEKLQELHDSFKEAEMKLNTLNENLKLYDQDKQQFEQDTDELKTRDDELSQVLETISGKIESTQQEIDKLSDEASTLQKNQDQLKEDYQNAQVTLAEQEERLKNQREKTNSLQTQLNDYEAQYEIYANDLNELLDIQNSQETEEEMEDNISKAKNSKDKLTAKIQEVRTARLERNQALQDQDRELKERNKHHQLFKEDIQEKEVNANRLDVELENRLSKLQTEYTMTFEKAKQDYAETENVDEAKSTVAQIKQSIEQLGTVNLGAIDEHDRISNRYDFLSTQQNDLIEAKQTLHSVIAEMDEEMEKRFGETFELIKNEFSVVFKQLFGGGKAELKLTDPNNLLDTGVEIIAQPPGKKLQHLGLLSGGERALTAIALLFSILRVRPVPFCVLDEVEAALDEANVVRFAKYLKTYSENTQFIVITHRKGTMEESDVLYGVTMQESGVSRLVSVRLEETEELINT; encoded by the coding sequence ATGTATTTAAAGCGATTGGAAAGTATAGGCTTCAAGTCATTTGCTGAGCGGATCAGTATCGACTTTGTTCGGGGCGTCACCTCAGTGGTAGGCCCGAATGGAAGCGGGAAAAGCAATATCACCGATGCAATCAGATGGGTATTGGGTGAGCAGTCAGCACGATCTTTGCGCGGATTGACAATGGAAGATGTCATTTTCCAGGGTAGTGATACAAGACGAGCACTGAACGTTGCGGAAGTGACGCTTGTTCTGGATAACGGTGACAAAGAACTGCCGCTTGACTATGAAGAAATCAATGTCACCAGACGAGTCTATCGCTCTGGTGAAAGCGAATTTTATATCAACAAGCAGTCCTGCCGTCTGAAAGATATTGTTGAACTTTTCATGGACTCGGGTCTTGGACGTGAAGCATTCTCGATCATCAGTCAGGGAAAAGTTGAAGAAATACTTAGTTCCAAAGCAGATGAACGACGTGCCATTTTTGAAGAAGCTGCCGGCGTTCTGAAATATAAACAACGCAAAAAAAAGTCTGAGTATAAACTAGCAGAGACACAAGAAAACCTGAATCGAGTAGAAGATATTATCAGTGAAATTGAACAGCAAATTGAACCATTAGAAAAACAAGCAGAAACCGCACAAAAATATCTTGATAAAAAAGAACAGCTAAAGCAGCATGAAATTTCATTGCTTGTGACGGAAATTGAACAGCTTAATGATGAATGGAGAGCCTTGCTGGACGAACTGGATAAGAGGAAAACGGAAGAAATAAACCGTAAGACAGCCATTCAGAAAAAAGAGGCTGACCTGGAATATGAACGCCAGGAACTGCAAAAACTTGATGAAGACATCGAACAGCTCCAGGCAGAACTCCTGTCAGCCACTGAACAACTTGAGCAATATGAGGGCAAGAAACAAGTCTTCAATGAACGGACGAAGCATTTTGCCGAAAACAAAGAAAAACTTGAAGCACAAAAAAACGAAACAACAGAACGTATTGACATGCTGACGTATGAACTTGGCCAGGAAAGGGAAAAGCTGTCCACACTGAAGGAAAACCGCGACGAAACAAAAAAACACGTGAAACAGTTGGAAACTAAGCTGACGACAGATCAGGACGAAATCACCGAACAAATTGAGGGGCTGAAATCTGATTATATTGAGTTCCTGAACGAGCAAGCTGCTAATCGCAATGAAAAACATTCGATCCGGCAGCGGCTTGACCAGATTTCCGGAAAAAAAGAAAAACAGACAGAAAAGTTCGATAGTTTACTGAAAGAAAGAGAAAAAATCAGTGCGAATACGGAAAAGCTAACGTCTGATTATGCCAATCAGGAAGAAATTTATCAGGCAAAGTCCCAACATATCCAGCAGATGAAAGATGATCTGGCTGAGAAACGGAACACGTTTCAGGATTCCCAGACGAAACTATATCAAGGCTATCAATATATCGAAAAATTGAAATCCAAAAAAGAAATGCTTGATGACATGAAAGAAGATTTTCAAGGCTTTTTCCACGGTGTCAAAGCCATATTGAAAGCCCGTGCAGATAACAAGATGACCGGTATCCATGGGGCTGTCATTGAGCTGATTGATGTGCCCAAAAAGTATATTACAGTAATTGAAACCGTATTAGGAGCTCAGGCGCAGCACATTGTCGTAAATGATGACCGGTCAGCGCGCGAAGCGATCAGCTGGCTTAAAAAAACGAACAGTGGCAGGGCGACCTTTTTACCGCTTAGTTCAATTCAAGCACGTTTTGTTCCTGAAGGGTTGCTCAAAAAAGCAAAGACGCATGCCGGGTTTGTCGGTGTTGCCGGAGAGCTCGTGTCGGCAAGCTCCGAATTCCAAAAGTCTGTCAGCCATTTAATGGGCCATATCCTGGTTGCTGAGTCGTTGAAAGACGCCAATGACATTGCCAACCTCGTCAATCGCAAACATCGTGTCGTCACGCTGGAAGGTGATGTTGTTAATCCGGGCGGTACCATGTCCGGCGGTGCACAAAAAAAATCAAAGCAATCGCTGTTTACAAGAGAAAAAGATTTACAGGAAGTGACTGAGAAACTAAATCGTTTCCAGCAAAAAGCAAGTACTTTTAAACAGCAAGTTGACAAGCAAAGGCAGCAAATTACCGAACTGGAGAATGAAATAACAGTTGAAGAGCAAGCACTTACTAATGAACAGGAAAAGCTTCAGGAACTACATGACTCTTTCAAAGAAGCTGAAATGAAACTGAACACACTGAATGAAAATCTGAAGCTTTATGATCAGGATAAGCAGCAATTTGAGCAGGATACGGATGAATTAAAAACACGTGATGATGAGCTGTCACAAGTCCTTGAAACTATTTCCGGAAAAATTGAATCAACACAGCAGGAAATTGATAAGCTGTCAGATGAGGCATCAACATTGCAGAAAAACCAGGACCAGTTGAAAGAAGATTACCAGAATGCTCAAGTCACTTTGGCTGAGCAAGAAGAACGGCTGAAAAACCAGCGCGAGAAAACGAATAGTCTTCAAACACAACTGAATGATTATGAAGCGCAATACGAAATTTATGCGAATGACTTGAATGAGCTCTTGGACATACAGAATTCCCAGGAAACCGAGGAAGAGATGGAAGACAATATTTCAAAAGCCAAGAATAGTAAAGACAAGCTTACAGCGAAAATTCAGGAAGTGCGTACTGCACGCTTAGAGCGCAATCAAGCGCTGCAGGATCAGGACCGTGAACTGAAAGAAAGAAACAAGCACCATCAGTTATTCAAAGAAGATATTCAGGAAAAAGAAGTAAATGCGAATCGCCTTGACGTTGAGCTGGAAAACCGCTTGTCAAAACTTCAGACAGAATATACGATGACCTTTGAAAAAGCAAAACAAGATTATGCTGAAACAGAAAATGTTGACGAAGCCAAATCAACAGTAGCACAGATTAAGCAGTCCATTGAGCAGCTCGGGACGGTCAACCTGGGAGCGATCGATGAACATGATCGGATTTCAAATCGGTATGACTTTCTATCCACGCAGCAGAACGATCTCATTGAAGCTAAACAGACATTGCATTCCGTTATCGCTGAGATGGATGAAGAAATGGAAAAACGTTTTGGTGAGACGTTCGAACTGATTAAAAATGAATTCTCCGTTGTGTTCAAGCAATTATTTGGCGGAGGAAAAGCAGAGCTTAAGCTGACCGATCCAAACAATCTGCTTGATACCGGAGTGGAAATTATCGCCCAGCCTCCGGGGAAAAAACTTCAGCACCTCGGATTGCTTTCAGGAGGAGAACGGGCCTTAACAGCCATTGCACTACTGTTTTCGATATTGCGTGTCCGTCCGGTACCGTTCTGTGTTCTTGACGAAGTGGAAGCAGCACTGGATGAGGCCAATGTCGTCAGGTTCGCCAAGTATTTGAAAACATACAGTGAGAATACGCAATTCATCGTGATAACACATCGGAAGGGAACAATGGAAGAATCGGACGTTCTCTATGGTGTGACGATGCAGGAATCCGGTGTATCAAGACTTGTCTCAGTCCGTCTTGAAGAAACAGAAGAACTCATCAACACTTAG
- the ftsY gene encoding signal recognition particle-docking protein FtsY has protein sequence MGFMDKLKNKFKQNEEETEDVSKKYKQGMEKTRNSFSGKINDLIARYRKVDEDFFEELEEVLIAADVGINTVMELVDELKMEVKRQNIKDTNEIKDVISEKLVDIYYGDDDEEIEKLNIQKNDLSIILVVGVNGVGKTTSIGKLAYQLKQEGKSVMLAAGDTFRAGAIEQLDVWGERAGVDVIKQGAGSDPAAVIFDGIKAAKSRNADVLICDTAGRLQNKVNLMNELAKVKRVIEREVPEAPHEVLLVLDATTGQNALSQAKTFSEATDVSGIILTKLDGTAKGGIVLAIRNELQIPVKFAGLGEKIEDLQAFDAHAFVYGLFADLLEDEAE, from the coding sequence ATGGGATTCATGGACAAATTGAAAAATAAATTCAAACAGAATGAAGAAGAAACAGAAGACGTATCCAAAAAATATAAACAAGGTATGGAAAAAACCCGAAATTCATTTTCCGGCAAGATTAATGACTTGATTGCCCGCTACAGAAAAGTGGATGAGGACTTTTTTGAAGAGCTTGAAGAAGTGCTGATTGCAGCTGATGTCGGCATCAATACGGTAATGGAACTTGTTGATGAATTGAAGATGGAAGTCAAGCGGCAAAACATAAAAGACACCAATGAAATCAAGGACGTTATATCGGAAAAACTGGTGGATATTTATTATGGAGACGATGATGAAGAAATTGAGAAACTGAATATACAGAAAAACGATCTATCCATCATCTTGGTTGTCGGTGTCAATGGTGTCGGTAAAACCACGTCAATTGGAAAACTTGCCTATCAGTTAAAACAGGAAGGCAAAAGTGTCATGCTGGCTGCAGGCGATACTTTTCGTGCCGGTGCGATCGAACAGCTGGATGTATGGGGTGAACGTGCCGGGGTTGATGTTATTAAACAGGGCGCCGGCAGTGATCCGGCGGCTGTTATTTTTGATGGTATTAAAGCTGCGAAATCACGCAATGCTGATGTTCTCATTTGCGATACTGCCGGCCGGCTGCAAAATAAGGTTAATTTAATGAATGAGCTTGCCAAAGTAAAACGCGTGATCGAGCGTGAAGTACCTGAGGCACCTCATGAAGTCTTGCTTGTACTGGATGCAACAACAGGTCAAAATGCATTGAGCCAGGCCAAAACATTTTCAGAAGCAACTGACGTATCAGGCATTATTCTGACCAAGCTCGATGGCACGGCAAAAGGCGGGATTGTGCTGGCGATCCGGAATGAATTACAAATTCCGGTTAAATTTGCCGGTCTTGGTGAAAAGATTGAGGATTTGCAAGCCTTTGATGCGCATGCCTTTGTTTACGGATTGTTTGCTGATCTGCTTGAAGATGAAGCCGAATGA